The genomic window TCACTGTCGGAGTACATGCGAATATATTGACTCCTACTTACACTCAGCATGGAAGATAACGATGAGCCAATGTGAGCATTTTATCAATCGAATGTTTGTCGTCACCAAAGTAACAAAATTTACTTGGCTCAGAACTCTCTCTGCCCATGCTcttgcagccttggccgAATTTAACGCCGAAAGAGATGCCCATCAGTCCAAATTCGAAGGATTGAAAGCTCAGGCTGAAGACGACGCACAGCTCTCTATGACGGCCTTCACAGAAGACTGGAATGAATCACAATTTTGGGTACGTTTCTGGCGGAAGTTCATTATTGCCACTCAAGTCGTACTTGGGAGCAAACTGGCCAAAATCAGTAATGTTTGTTGTATACATACGCCATGGGGCCATTGCTAACTCTTGGCTTGGGCCACAATGAGCTATAGTACTCCGAAGAAACAGCTGAAGTGTTAGCCAATGAACTACTGGAAGCATCTAACCCGAAGACACGCATTGGTGTTGTATCGGCACCAAGCGTATTTGTAGCACTTCGCAATATATTAGTGAGTATTCCCCTCTTGCTCTCGTCATGCCTCGTCAGGCAGATCTGGAGAAACAGAATAGCTTATCATCTCACCCAActtgccatggccttgccCTGGCTGTGGGTATTCATTCAAGTAGCGAAAACTCCCGGCGAGTGATCGTCCAAAGATCGTTCTCTTAGAGCATGATCCTCGTTTTGGGGTGTTTTCCGAATTTGTCTACTACGACTTCCAGCAACCTCTGAAGCTTCCCAGTAAGTCTCAAAAGTAATCATTTGAATGATTCAAAGTCAATCTAGCCCtttgtgtgtatgtgtgtatatatatgtgtgtgtgtggttCAAGATTCCGGTCTTCCCAGTTGAAAACGCATGTACACTTATTTCTGGATAACAAAGCTGATATGCCAGGTAGATGAGTTGAAGGGAAGCCTAGACTGTATCATATGTGACCCACCATTTCTCAGTGAAGATTGCCAGACAAAAGGTGTGTATGGAGCTGTTGGGTCCTTTGAATCTACGTTCCTTCTTTCACTTTGACATATCTCCTTCTTCTAATCGTACATACTACCTTTCACAGCTGCTCTTACTACCCGATGGCTTCTGAAGGCTTCCGAATCCAGCTCCCCAAAGCCAAGAGTCATCGTTTGTACCGGAGAACGAATGAAGGACCTAGTGACCCGTGTTTATCGACCCCTAGGCGTACTCGCCACGACTTATGAGCCGAGGCACGCCAGAGGCTTAAGCAATGAATTCTACTGTTATGCAAATTTCGAATGTTCGTCATGGGTTTGGAAGCCCTGAACTCTTTGACACGCCACCTATCGTCCAAAAGCACCCAGGAGTTTCACTCTGCTTTCTGTATCTATCTATCTTTTCGAATCAAATCAGATGAAGGGTTAGGTGATATTGAAATGAGAAACGGTACTACTAGACATTATCGGATCTGGACATGTCTTATTGCACACGAAAGGCGTGCGAAGATCAATGGGGTATTATACCCCAAACCTCCAACACCCTGCCGCGGGGGGCATTATTCAAGGGATCTCGAGTTAGTTTACATAGGCGCTTTGCCCTTCGCGGTCTATAAAACCAAAATACACAATAATTTCCATATCCCTCAGGCTAAGGAACGGATGATATAAAACAGCAAATAAGCCTGAGCCCCCAAAACTTCAGAAATTGTAGCCAGCTCCACTTTATGATCATTGAATTTGAACCACTGTGCATAGCAAACTCATCAGCTTTAGACGCTTTCGAGTGGATTTACAGATTGAGAATGATGATCTTACCTGATCGCCGACACGACAGTACGATACATAATGACCAGTCTCGATTTCTCCGACGTGCACTATAACACTCAAGAGatcatacatacatgatcTCTCCAGCTCCAGGCTTTCACGGTTGTCCCGGCTGCGAACTCTGTTCGTATAAGGCAGCATGCTCAGTTGCAACGGAAACTGAACCGTGTAGTCGATCTTGGATGCGGCTCGATCATGTCTGCCTTGCTTGTATTCAAAACGCTGAAAAGACGTATTAGCCATGAACTAAGCACTGAGTCCCGGAATGAAGTTGTAACCTTTAGCTGTACCGAAAGGACATTCGGTAGTCGTTTGATGCTTGTATATCTCTTCGCTTGTTGAGTGGATGAGCAGCTGTGACACCTATACTCGCATTTGTCAAATTTGACATATTCCTCATCCAGACAATCATTCAATGTCAAAACTGGTGCTTTTTGCCCAGTTTTCTTGGCCTTTCGCTGCATCAAAGTGTCCAGGCCCAAGCTGAGATCTAAGAAGGACTGTACTGTGTTTGTGGTGCCTTTGCAGTTCTGGCAAGTTGTTGTCGTCTGCATCTTACCATAAAATGTTTGATGGATGATACAGTTGCAGCTATGCTCGGAGCCAATCTCTGGCCTCTTTCCGTCACCATTGCGCTCATGAAGTTCCTCTGCCAGAAACTGGAAAAACTCATGAGCATCTTGCTCCCTCGTAGTGACAAGATTTTCAAATGCCTTTTTCTCTGATATCCAGAAGCCTGATAGTATGTTTGCGGCAGTGTACCCGTTGGTATTCTCCAGAGCGTAAAAGTCTTGAAACATGTCATCCATAGCGCAGCTTAAGCAGTGTGAAACAGTACAGTCATTGCTCTGGTGCCCATCACTAAGATAAAAATTTCGCAAAAGTGGGTTATGCAGAAAGCTTTGAAGAACAACATTTTGATAGCAGGTGGCACCTGCATTATAAATGCCTCGTAGGCCATTGGCTCGACAAGACGCTGTTGTTGTGTTAGAACTAATATAGCGGGGATCGTCCTTAATAGAATCAGTAAAAAGTTCGTCGTGCTTTCTCTTTCGTCCTTTACAATATGCCAGGGTCAGTATCCAACGAAAGACCAGTGATCATGAGCTTGAATAGGAAGGCTGACCTGAGAATGAACCTGTCCCAATCTTCCGCACGCGAAGTTCTTCTAACGTTGGGTCCCACACGAGGTCATCACATATTTGGCAATACAGAGATCCGCTTCGAGAGTCCACATCTAATACCAAGTCAGTCAGCCAAGCAGTCGCCAGGATTCTTCGACTTCGAACTTACAGAACCTGTGAGATTTTTTTGTTCCATGTCTAAGACGGTCTTCTTCAGTGACAGTAGTTGGACACTGGAGGCAGAGATAGTTCGATGTCAATGATGTGATTGGTCGACCTTCCTGGTTCGTTGATGTTTGAGGGACAATCGGGGTAGAGTCGAAGATACCACGGAGGATCATTTTGTAATGTGCAATGGAGCTATTCATGACTTCTTGACCCTGGGACAATAGACGTTGTACATGTTCTATATTCCCGTTAGAGCATGTCACCCAATGATTGCATATTCAATCCATAGCGTATTTCCATACCACACCCAAACATTGGTATTCCAGGAACAGGTGACTTGACTTTGGCATTCTTCGGAGAGGCCGGTGTCGTAGGACGCGTAGACATCTTGAATACGGTGTATCAAGGAGTATTTTATAGCGGCTGGTCAAAAGGTAGGTTGCAACTTGCTCAGATGGTAGTCTCGCACTGGATTGTTCCGAATAGCCACTCGTGATCGTTGGCAAGATGTCGTGGCAATAGTCCAGGTTCGCAGAAACGAGTTCTTCAACGAGAATCTCTGGGCTAGACTTGTTAGCTCAAGTGGGAAGTTTTTGGGTGGGAAAGTCATCTCACCTAGGAACAACATGAGCTCGTTGTTCGCTCGTTGTAGTGAATTTATGGCGGAGTTCCAAGCTTGACATCAAACAACGAGTGCACCGGCGGCCGACGTATTGAGGGGAAATAGAGACGGCCGCTTCGTTCGCCGAATAGTCTGAGTTCAACCTATAATATCTTATATTCGAATATGCCTTTGCACTCTGAGGCTTCAAACCGAAGGGTGTGGCTTGCTGGGGGAATGGAATGTCATAGGAAGGTCGCTAATGGTGAACCGCTGGGAACGCTGACCTGCAATCGATAAAGATAGGCGGCCGATAAGTAGCCCACGCTGGACTGGGGGCAGCCAGTTATAGACGGAAAGAACTACATATGAAGCCGAAACGTACGAGCACGAAGGCTGGGTAGCTTGGGATTCTTTGGCATCAATAGACCTGTTTTTCCGCACATGCCAATTTCATTTTACGTTGCATACTATCACCTAGAATGACTCTGTGCAATGTGAGGAAGGCGGAGAATACTAAGGGATAAGGGCTCCGGTCACGTGCTGTCGTGACCAGGCAAACGCGTCGAACGCGGTCGTAGCCAGTTCCGCTCCGTCTCACTCTCATGATTTCCGATGCCGTTTATTGAAGCATATAAACCAGAAATGGCGCCAACGTAAGCAATCTATCTCTCTGACATGCGTGAATCGAGGTTTTCAATTAACAAAGTCATTTAGAGCATCCACCCCTTCTGGCCAGAAAGACCAAAGCATTCCCACAACGCGTTACCATTCCACCTCGAGTGCTCTTGGCAAACTATACCAACCATTCAAATGTCCCGGCGCAGCTTGTCCAAGGACTTCTTCGTCGGACAGATCATCACGGAAACGGAGGAGGGTAGACTATTCTGGTACAGATGGTGATTCCTCGGAAGACAAGTCCTACACCAACAATGATCGTTTAGCTCTCGCAACACGGGATGTCAATAAATACCCCGTCTACAGAGCGAAAGAGAAGCACCTTGTCTTTCGCAAGGCATTTTCTGTGCCCCTCAAGGATAAGAGTACCGCTTCATACAACCCAAACAGACCGCCTCCCACTTTGGGCTTAAGGCAAGGCGCTGTGGTTTCTCCGAGGCCGTTGCATGATCCAAGTGGCGAGTTCGCGATCGTATTATATGATCCTACGGTTGATGGAAAACCCGACAACAGTCAGGAGTCCGAGAAGCTGAATACTACAGCAAATGACATTCAGAAGCCGCAATTGGATGCCCCACTAGTCCATAAAAGCTTAGCAGAAATTCTGGGCATCAGAAAGAAAGTGACCAAAGAACAGCCTCAGGTACCTGTTGTTTTAGATCCAAAGCTCGCAAAGATTCTTCGTCCGCATCAAGTTGAAGGCGTCAAGTTCATGTATCGCTGTGTTACTGGAATGATTGAAGAGAAGGCGAACGGCTGCATTATGGCCGATGAAATGGGATTGGGGAAGACACTGCAATGCATAACTCTTATGTGGACTTTACTTAAACAGTCGCCTGAAGCGGGAAAGCCGACAATTCAAAAGGCAATCGTTGTTTGTCCAGCAAGTTTGGTCAAAAATTGGGCGAATGAGCTGACCAAATGGCTTGGTGCTAATGCCATCACGCCGTTTGCTATCGACGGAAAAGCTTCAAAGGAAGAATTAACAAGACAACTCCGACAATGGGCCATTGCATCTGGTCGATCAGTTACCAGGCCAGTTATAATTGTGTCATACGAAACCCTCAGGCTCAATGTTGAGCAGTTGAAGCACACCAAAATTGGTTTGCTCTTTTGCGACGAGGGTCACCGACTCAAAAATAGCGACAGTAACACTTTCAATGCACTGAACAGCCTTGACGTTTCTCGAAGGGTTATTCTCACCGGAACGCCGATTCAGAATGATCTCACGGAGTACTTCTCCCTTACAAGCTTTGCTAATCCAGACTTGCTGGGATCACGTTTAGAATTCCGAAAACGATTTGAAATTCCAATTCTACGTGGGCGAGATGCGGATGCTTCCGAATCAGATCGCCAGCGTGGAGATGTGTGCACAGCAGAGCTTCTCGGAATAGTGAACAAATTCCTTATCCGCAGGACCAACGATATACTGTCAAAGTATTTACCCGTCAAGTACGAACACGTGGTGTTTTGCAGTGTCTCTCCATTTCAGGAAAGCCTGTACAATTACTTCATCACTAGTCCGGACATCCAAGCGTTGCTCCGAGGGAAAGGAAGCCAGCCACTGAAAGCCATCAATATCTTGAAGAAGCTATGCAATCACCCGGATTTGCTTAATCTGAGTGACGATCTGCCTGGGTCTGAATGCTGTTTCCCTCCAGAATACATACCGAAAGAGGCTCGTGGTCGAGACCGTGACGTAAGACCTGAGTACTCGGGGAAGATGAT from Metarhizium brunneum chromosome 2, complete sequence includes these protein-coding regions:
- the rhp54 gene encoding DNA repair protein rhp54, whose amino-acid sequence is MAPTASTPSGQKDQSIPTTRYHSTSSALGKLYQPFKCPGAACPRTSSSDRSSRKRRRVDYSGTDGDSSEDKSYTNNDRLALATRDVNKYPVYRAKEKHLVFRKAFSVPLKDKSTASYNPNRPPPTLGLRQGAVVSPRPLHDPSGEFAIVLYDPTVDGKPDNSQESEKLNTTANDIQKPQLDAPLVHKSLAEILGIRKKVTKEQPQVPVVLDPKLAKILRPHQVEGVKFMYRCVTGMIEEKANGCIMADEMGLGKTLQCITLMWTLLKQSPEAGKPTIQKAIVVCPASLVKNWANELTKWLGANAITPFAIDGKASKEELTRQLRQWAIASGRSVTRPVIIVSYETLRLNVEQLKHTKIGLLFCDEGHRLKNSDSNTFNALNSLDVSRRVILTGTPIQNDLTEYFSLTSFANPDLLGSRLEFRKRFEIPILRGRDADASESDRQRGDVCTAELLGIVNKFLIRRTNDILSKYLPVKYEHVVFCSVSPFQESLYNYFITSPDIQALLRGKGSQPLKAINILKKLCNHPDLLNLSDDLPGSECCFPPEYIPKEARGRDRDVRPEYSGKMMVLDRMLARIRQDTNDKIVLISNYTSTLDLFERLCRSREYGCLRLDGTMNVNKRQKLVDRFNDPNGEEVVFLLSSKAGGCGINLIGANRLVLFDPDWNPAADQQALARVWRDGQKKDCFVYRFIATGTIEEKIFQRQSHKQSLSSCVVDSAEDVERHFSLDSLRELFQYRPNTTSDTHDTFKCKRCKPNGKQHVKAPATLYGDTSTWNHFVNTCLQSIQDLLLRQEHGLGQVSAVFQYISH